The window GGCCAATGACTGGGCAGAGGTGCGGCCGGAATGGGGATTATCGCGCAACGCGGCCTTTATTGTGGCACCAAGGTCGCTCTCCCTGCAGGCAGACCTCGATGGCCGTTGCTTCCTGCATTCTTACGACTGGCAGCAGGATCCTGATGGGGCAATACTTTCGGGCATCCTGACTGCACCGATGGTAGTTGGACACTGGATCAATGCGCAGTACCTCTTCTCTACCTTGGATAATGTGGCCTTCGGCAGCGGCAGTAAAGTGACCATGAACGTAGTGGGAAAGATCGGGGTGATGCAGGGCAATGCCAGCGACCTGATGCATGGATTGCCTTTGCAATCAGTTTACAAGAATGATGCGGAAGCCTATCACCAACCATTGCGCCTGACCACGGTTGTGGTTGCGCCAACGCAGCAAGTGGGAGCGATCATAGCCAAACATCCCATTTTGCAAACCTTGTTTGGAAATGAATGGGTGAAGCTCCTGGTGAAGGATCCCCTGACCAATCGCTTCTATGAATTAGGCGCCGATCTGGAATGGTATCCCGTGCAGGCATGAATCTAACCACGGGAACCTTAGTGATCAGTGTTGGGGTTTAGTTAATTTACCCGGAAGAATTGTTATTCAAGCGTGCATAGCTAATCTTTGCGCCTGGAATTAAACCTCCCGGAAAAAATAGCTATGCACGCACATCATATCGCCATCCTTGGCGGAACAACCTTTGATCATATCGTTTACCTGCCTGATTTGCCCAGGCCAGAACCTCATACTATCCACCAGGCCCGCTTCAATGAAGGCACCGGATCAACGGGTAGTGGTAAGGCCCTGGCCCTGACCAGGCTCGGGATGCAGAATACGCTCTATTCGGTTGTTGGCGATGATGCATGGGGAGAAAAGATCCGGGATTACCTGGCCGCACAAGGCGTACAAACGATTGTTGATCTGGATCCTGCTGGAACCGAAAGGCATATCAATATCATGGACCAGCATGGCGGAAGGATCTCCATGTTCATTACCCAATCATCTGAAAGGATTGCTTTCAATGAACCAGCTGTAAGGCAATTGCTGGAGCGGTCAAGCGTGATCGTTCTAAATATCATTGCTTATTGCCGGCACCTTATCCCATTGCTAAAAGGAATGGATAAGCCTGTTTGGACCGACCTCCATGATTATGATGGCAGCAATGCCTACCACCAGGATTTTATTGATGCGGCGCAATACATCCACCTGAGCTCCGATAACCTGCCTGATTATAAAGCCACCATGCAGCAGTTGATCGAAAGGGGAAAGGAACTGGTCATTTGTACCCATGGCAAGCAAGGTGCCAGCCTGCTCACCAGAAAGGGGGAATGGCTGGAACAACCCGCTTTGCCTAATGTGGACATAGTGGACAGCAACGGCGCAGGCGATAGCTTCTTTTCGGGATTCCTCTTTGCCTACCTTCAGGATTATCCTTTACAAAAATGCCTTCAATATGGCGCGGTATGTGGTGCCATCGCGGTCACTTCCCCTGCCTTGGTCCACGAGCAGTTGTCGCCTGAAATGGTGGAAGAAAAATTGAAGGCACTATAGCATTACGCATAAGTCTCCTTTTGATCTATTACAGCATCGGGCAGGTCTTGGCATGAAGTGATTCAGGTAATCGCCATTCCACAGGCAAAATATTATTCCCGGTAGAGCCAGGGCTTAAATGGAAAAGCCGGGAGGTTATCCCGGCTTTTATGGATCCACTGCTCCTCCGGATCCTGGTATATGGCAAATCCTATTTTTTACTGAGTAGGGCTTGGAAAGTATAGCGCCAGGGTGATCCGTCAAGGGCTGCATATACTTCATTCGCAACAGGCCTTGCATTATCATAGATCATCTGGCAAAACGCTGTATAGGCGGAGCTGATCACCACGCCTCCCTGTTTCAGGTATTCCAGGGCAGACTTTTCCAACAGTTCGTTGTAAGTGCCGGAAAGGTCCATCAGGGCATGCACTTCATAGCCGGCTGCAGTTAATGAAACGGCGGGGAAAGCCAGGCAGACATTGGTGGTAATGGCACCGATCAGCACTTTCTTGCGTCCGGTCTGTTCGATGGCAGTCCTTACCTGTGGGTCATCCCAGGCATTGATAATGGTCCTGCTGATCACTTTGATATCCGGATCAATACTGGTCACATCTGGAATGAAAGGTCCCCAGAGGTTGGGCGTGACTTCTGTAAGGATCACTGGTACACCTAATATCTTCGCGGCTTTTACTGCGCCAACCAGGTTGTCGCGCAGCAAATGGGGATCGGTTGTTCCAACACCACCCATCAAGCCGGATTGGTGGTCGATCAATAAGAGTATACTGTTCTCAGGCGTAACGGGGTCCGCTACTTTCTGGAAAATTGATTTCTGTTCCATCACATTTTGTTTTATTGTTTTAAATCGTCTTCAAATCTCAGATTGCAATCAATTTGTTTGACGATGTAAAATTGCAATGGAAGAATGTCGTGGAAAATGGAACAGGTTAAGATTTTGGCTTGAACAAGTTTAAGGAAGAAGCAAGAAAGGGGATCATTTTTGCGCACTCAGTTTGCTGAGGAATTCTGGTGTTATGCCCAAATAAGAAGCGATCATATACCTGGGTACCCGTTGCTCCAGTTGGGGATACTTTTTCTGGAAATTCCTGTAACGCTCCAGGGCAGGTAAGGAAAAGTTTTGCTGGATCCTGTCGTAATTATTGATGATGGCATTCCGGTAGATCAGCATGAAGTATTTATGGAGTTTGGGGAGATCGATCAATAAGCAATCAAGCGCCTGCCGGGTAATACAGATCACTTCGCTGTCCTCCAGGGCTTCAATGAATTGGGTGGATGGGACATTATTGGTAAAGCTGTTGAGATCGGTGATCCAATAGTTCTCGGTTGCAAACCGCAAAAGGTATTCTTTTCCTTTCTCATCGACATAGTAGGAACGAAGGCATCCTTTTGCAATGAAATGTTCTGTGCGGCAATGTTCCCCTTCGGAAACCAGGAATTGCCTTTTCTTGATGCGCCTGGTGGTAAGATAACCAATAATGACCTGCTGCTCCGATTCCGTTAGCGGAACATGAATGGAAATGTGTTGGATGATCTGATCAAAAATATTCTCCATAACCCTTTTTAAATTTACAGAATTTGCCTCAATGGTAAAGGAATTGATGATGATCTATGCAGTCTGGTAATGAAGGGCAGGGATTTGTTGGGTATCGATAGGGTCTTGGGTAATGCTATTTATGAAAACCTTCAGGCATTTGGATCAGGGCCATTTTTACAATGATCAGCAGGGTCATTACCATACCTGCTACTATAATCATGTCGGCCTGCCTTTTTGCGTTGGATTCCGTTGTGTATGCAGCCATTTTCAACCGATGGATGCAGGCAATATGTATAAAGAAAGAAAGGATGGCCAGGCCGTAATAGGGTATATAGACCAGCATGGCAGGGTAGCTTGCCATTACACCAGCGCCAAAGTACAGGTTGGTGTCCAGGTGCAAGGTAAGTCTTCCGAATAATACAGCCGCTACATGCACGATCATGAAATAGGCAAGGTAGAGGCCAGAGTACACATGCATACGATCAAATCCTGTGGCCATGAATTTCCTTTTGTTAACGGCCATAATGATCCCTGAGATGGCCTGGGTGAGTACAACAGCTAAGAGGATGAATTCCACAACAGGTTGGCGGTATACTTTCCTTGCCGCATCCATAAAGGCTATATGGGTGTCTTCTGATATCCAGACCAGGAGATGGTTAAAAAGATGCTGGCCAATAAATAGGGCGAGGATGATCCCCGAAAAATAGTGGTACTGGCGAATATACCTGCTTTGATTGTTTGTTGTTGCCTTGTTCACTGATCAATGATTTTGGTAAGATTTGAATAAGGTTTTTATTTCGTGCATTACAAAATTATCTTACCTGAACAGGCTAATAATTGAACTATATTAAGAATTGTAAAACCTAAACCTTACTTGTGCAAAGGAGCCTTGGCCTGTTGCTTAGTAGCTGTTGCGGATAAATATTTCCCTGCACTGATCGGAGCAGAAATGGAAAATTTTCTGATCGAGCGCATACCGGTGGGGAGTGTTGGATTGAACCTGCATGTGGCATACGGGGTCGATGTGCATCCATTCCGACAGTGCTGGGTTTGGACTGACCAATTCCGCCACCATGATGGGTTGCATGATGTTCTTCAGGGTGATCTCCCTGGGTGATTCGAAACAATAGTTCCCGGGACTAGCGATATTGTTTATGAAGTCTTTTGAGCAGAGTATCTTCCCCCTCCCGGCATGGGCAGCGATCCTTGCGGTAATATTCATGGCAGAGCCGAAAAAACTTCCATTGTTTTCCAGCACCTCCCCAAAATGGAGCCCGGCATGGATCATTAGGAATTCAGGTTCCCTGGTGCATTTATCGACCAGGTTGAGGGCAGTATTGGCAAGATCATCAGGGTTTTCCGCAATGATTACCAGCTGGTCGCCTACGCGTTCCAATAAGCGACTGGTGCCGGCCATGGATAGCTGGGCTAATTCCAGGTATTTGCCGACAATTTGCATGGCAGATTCTGCTCCATGAACTTCAGTCATTGCAGTATAGCCTGTCAGGTCGGCCATTAATATGGCAATCTCTTTGTGTTTGCCCATTTGAGCGGATTGGTACTACTATGATCCGGTAACAAGGTAAAAAAAATATTGTTTGGGCCGGTTGTATTGCCATTATGCATTTACCTGTTTACTTGGACACATGGTAATGTGACAGTCCTTCCCCGACCCGGCTTTCCGCGGTGCCTGCAGGGATCGGGCTGGTAATAGGAGGAGGGTCTATAGGGTAGGAACAGGTCTCCCTATGATTGGGCAGGAGTATCCATGGTTGCCATAAGTTTGATTGGAAGTAGTGCCTACCCAATTCCGATTAATTCATGGCTAGGATATTTTCAACCCTGATGGCCCTGATGCCTGCGATCCTTATCGCTTCGCTTACTATTGACCTGTTGATTTGACCGGGTGAGAAAATAGTCAAATAAGCAGATTCCTCTTTTAGGTCCATTTCCCAGTTGCCCGGACCAATCATACTGTTCAGTATAGGGGCTACTTTGCAAACCGCTGCTTCATTCCTGATGTTGGTCTTGTAGGTGATAAGTTCCATGTCCAGTATTTTTTGATGGTGCAAAATTGGGTAATCGTTATTCCCTGGACATTGAACTGATTTAAGATTTCTGGAATTGGCAATTTTTATGAAAAATTCCCGGGTAATAAAGCTGTTTTAAATAAAGAGCCGTTGTATTGAATGAACCAAAAACAAAATGGCCGCCCATCGCCAAAGGGATCAGGACGGCCATAGGTCAAGGGGGTAAACTTATTTTTTGAATTTGATGGTCCGGAGAATGTTTTCTGCAACCACCTTTCCCTGTTTCAATCCCTGCTCAATTGAATTGCGGTAATGGATACCGGCATAGAGCCTT is drawn from Flavihumibacter rivuli and contains these coding sequences:
- a CDS encoding carbohydrate kinase family protein, giving the protein MHAHHIAILGGTTFDHIVYLPDLPRPEPHTIHQARFNEGTGSTGSGKALALTRLGMQNTLYSVVGDDAWGEKIRDYLAAQGVQTIVDLDPAGTERHINIMDQHGGRISMFITQSSERIAFNEPAVRQLLERSSVIVLNIIAYCRHLIPLLKGMDKPVWTDLHDYDGSNAYHQDFIDAAQYIHLSSDNLPDYKATMQQLIERGKELVICTHGKQGASLLTRKGEWLEQPALPNVDIVDSNGAGDSFFSGFLFAYLQDYPLQKCLQYGAVCGAIAVTSPALVHEQLSPEMVEEKLKAL
- a CDS encoding isochorismatase family protein, which codes for MEQKSIFQKVADPVTPENSILLLIDHQSGLMGGVGTTDPHLLRDNLVGAVKAAKILGVPVILTEVTPNLWGPFIPDVTSIDPDIKVISRTIINAWDDPQVRTAIEQTGRKKVLIGAITTNVCLAFPAVSLTAAGYEVHALMDLSGTYNELLEKSALEYLKQGGVVISSAYTAFCQMIYDNARPVANEVYAALDGSPWRYTFQALLSKK
- a CDS encoding Crp/Fnr family transcriptional regulator, producing MENIFDQIIQHISIHVPLTESEQQVIIGYLTTRRIKKRQFLVSEGEHCRTEHFIAKGCLRSYYVDEKGKEYLLRFATENYWITDLNSFTNNVPSTQFIEALEDSEVICITRQALDCLLIDLPKLHKYFMLIYRNAIINNYDRIQQNFSLPALERYRNFQKKYPQLEQRVPRYMIASYLGITPEFLSKLSAQK
- a CDS encoding YHS domain-containing protein, which produces MGKHKEIAILMADLTGYTAMTEVHGAESAMQIVGKYLELAQLSMAGTSRLLERVGDQLVIIAENPDDLANTALNLVDKCTREPEFLMIHAGLHFGEVLENNGSFFGSAMNITARIAAHAGRGKILCSKDFINNIASPGNYCFESPREITLKNIMQPIMVAELVSPNPALSEWMHIDPVCHMQVQSNTPHRYALDQKIFHFCSDQCREIFIRNSY